One window of Magallana gigas chromosome 2, xbMagGiga1.1, whole genome shotgun sequence genomic DNA carries:
- the LOC105343794 gene encoding PI-PLC X domain-containing protein 3, protein MSENSFKTWMADLPQETTRVPLCSLAIPGSHDSGAYWLDRAGGIAEDEPSIIRTLANSCCCGISVVYQWALTQNLSVKGQLEHGVRYLDLRLCGRPGSPDVHVAHGLYGHRLHDILLEIKEFLDENQKEFIILDFNHFHNMTSVDHREVLILIIKIFGVQILGGDTPMSAWSITLDNLWKTPARLMVFYGHPARNEFSFFWSEEYLQSPWANTTSSSALVRFHENNYYQSVRRGEGEFYVWQGVLTPSTGTVIGNLCSSLERKLVPRATSAFLKWIKDKVPSRVGINICCADFVEKYNFIPSILSLNKNIQT, encoded by the exons ATGTCGGAAAACTCGTTCAAGACATGGATGGCCGATTTACCACAAGAGACAACCCGCGTTCCGCTCTGTTCATTGGCAATACCAG GTTCTCACGATTCGGGAGCCTACTGGCTGGACCGAGCCGGAGGAATCGCAGAAGACGAACCCTCAATAATCCGGACTCTCGCCAACAGCTGCTGCTGTGGCATCTCCGTGGTCTACCAGTGGGCGCTGACCCAAAATCTATCGGTCAAAGGTCAACTAGAGCACGGGGTCCGCTACCTTGACCTCCGTCTGTGCGGACGACCCGGAAGTCCTGATGTTCACGTGGCCCACGGACTTTACGGTCACAGACTTCACGATATATTATTGGAAATCAAGGAATTCCTGGACGAGAACCAGAAAGAGTTCATCATTCTGGACTTTAATCATTTCCACAACATGACTTCGGTTGATCATAGAGAAGTTTTAATCctcatcataaaaatatttggtgTTCAAATTCTCGGCGGAGATACTCCAATGTCAGCATGGAGTATAACATTAGACAATCTCTGGAAGACTCCAGCCAGACTAATGGTGTTCTACGGTCACCCGGCCAGAAATGAGTTCTCCTTCTTTTGGTCAGAGGAGTATCTGCAATCGCCATGGGCCAATACAACTAGTTCATCGGCCCTTGTCcgttttcatgaaaacaattaTTACCAGAGTGTGAGGCGAGGGGAGGGAGAGTTTTACGTGTGGCAGGGGGTCCTCACCCCCTCAACCGGCACTGTTATAGGTAACCTGTGCTCCTCCCTAGAGAGAAAGCTTGTCCCCCGGGCCACCTCAGCCTTTTTGAAGTGGATTAAAGACAAAGTGCCGAGTCGCGTGGGAATCAACATTTGCTGTGCGGATTTTGTGGAAAAGTACAATTTTATACCCAGTATTCtttcattaaacaaaaacatacaaaCTTAA
- the LOC105343795 gene encoding nucleoside diphosphate kinase A: MVATLLAIFSSFSSEMAANNERSFIMVKPDGVQRGLVGEIMKRFEQRGYKLVACKQMQASKAHLEKHYADLSSKGFFAGLVTYMASGPVVAMVWEGKDVVKTGRKMLGATNPLDSNPGTIRGDYCIDVGRNICHGSDSVESAKREIDLWFKPEEVMSYNACEAPWLYE, encoded by the exons ATGGTTGCGACCTTGCTTGCTATCTTCTCTTCCTTTTCATCAGAGATGGCCGCCAATAACGAACGTTCCTTTATCATGGTGAAGCCTGATGGAGTCCAGAGGGGACTCGTTGGCGAAATCATGAAGAGGTTTGAACAAAGAGGATACAAACTCGTTGCCTGTAAACAAATGCAG GCATCTAAGGCTCACTTAGAGAAGCACTACGCAGACCTCTCCAGCAAGGGTTTCTTTGCCGGCCTGGTCACTTACATGGCCAGTGGACCAGTTGTTGCAATG GTCTGGGAAGGAAAAGATGTGGTTAAAACTGGCAGAAAAATGCTGGGAGCCACCAACCCCTTGGATTCCAATCCTGGAACCATCAGGGGAGATTACTGTATCGATGTTGGCAG GAATATATGTCATGGTAGTGATTCCGTAGAAAGTGCCAAACGGGAAATAGATCTGTGGTTCAAACCCGAGGAGGTCATGAGCTACAATGCCTGTGAGGCCCCATGGTTGTATGAGTGA